In Miscanthus floridulus cultivar M001 chromosome 19, ASM1932011v1, whole genome shotgun sequence, the DNA window AAAAAGTTGTGTAATGCTTTTCTGCATTGCCGATTAGGAAAGATTGTTTAATATATTTGGATAGGAGAGACATGAAGTCCAGGTGCTCCTCGCATGGATAGATGAGGCAAGAGAAGCTAGAATAATAAAGAAAAGTGCACACGCCATGACCAGAGATGATTGGAGTACATGTCCGACCGTTAGAGATATACTCATGCACGGTCGACTAACATATTTGGCCATGTACAGATAGATTAGTCGCATGTAGTAAATTAAGTTTCCTAACAAGGGGCTGCAGGAAAGACCAGCCGCCCTATAATTACAAAGGGTGACAGCCAATTGAGGGATCCAACTATACAATCGATCTTTTATCAATCTACCCACTTTTTACCCTTCTCTCTCCAAACCCCCTTGCTGCCCTACATGTCCCTCGACGGGATTTGTGGATGTTCTAGGTGGCTTTGCCAATCCTTGGACACCCCCACCATGCGTCTCCCCGACGGGTCTTCTCGGGAGGCGTTAGTGGGTTTATCGGGCGAAGAACGAGTGGCTAATCGGCCTCGTTGACCTGCTGGTCGGCCTCATCGTTGGAATCTCCCTGCGCTGCGTGCTAGACCGTGTGCGGCCTCTGGGCGATCTAGCCCCTACCGGTGTGTGTGACCCAAATTGGCGTCAACACCTTCATCCGATTGGTAAGCTCGAGGACCATCTCGTAGATCTGATCGATCACCGCAGAGATGCGATCATACCCCGCAGAGATGTGGTCAAAGCCCTCATAGATGGTGATTAAATCACCCATGGAAGGCAGTGGTTGTTGGCGCACAGGACCGAGGATTGAAGTCTCTGATACCAAAGATGTTGTGGTAGGTTGATTGGGGAACGGGATACAAGAACAACAGATAGATATGCTAACTCGCCCTCCCTCTGGAGGCTCTGAGCTGCTTCTTAGATCGATTTCTGCTTGCCTCTAATTGGTACCTAACTGTCTCTTTTATAGAGATGAGCTGACTTGACTCCTAAGCAAATATCTAACAGAATCAATCTAACTTATCTCTTTCCTAATAAACCAAaccaatctaatctaatctaatctaatgcAATTCGCGGTACTGTTCACGCGATGAAGTACCATGTGCCCCCCATGGGCCGGCAACACTTGCCATAACAGGTCTCATATTGTTATATTTTGGGAGTTATAGCAGCTCTGTGTTATGGATTTTATAGGCAAGAACAAGCTCACTGTTCTCTGCTGAAGTTTTCACGTTTTTGTGTCAGCACACCATTATTCTTTATCTTTCTGCTGCATTCCTTGACAGCTATTGTGATTTGATTTCTTGGAAGCTTTGGtgttgctatttggaataaaaacaTCAGCTCCCCCAACTATTTTTTTTACCTTATTTTCAATTGCAGTATTCGTATGAATTGCTTCTCCAGTATCTCCAGAAAACACAAGCTCTTGTGGTGCTTGGAGTAATCAATGAGCACATAACTTTTGAAGGTACAATTCCATGATCTTTTGAAATGTACTCCTATTTGTAATTTTGTATTATACTTCTGCATTTTCACTTCTGACAATCTTCTCTACCACTTCTATGTACGCTACATTGGCAGTATCTGCTGGGCAGCCCTCATTAATCTCTGATGATGCTGACGTTGTTGCTCTGATTGGGACAAGTAAGGACTTGGCAAAACAGATAAATCAGAAGGAAGTACATTGGGGGGTATGTTATGCATCTGTTGGTCTGTTTTCCACTTAAGTTGTGTTAAATAGCCAACATTGCAGATTAAATACTTTGTATTTGATGTATTGCCAGCCAAGTTAATATATTCTGTTCAATATGCTCTCGTGCACTTCAACTAAAATCATGTTTTGCAGTTGCTTGAAGATTCTGTTGAAGAGCGAATGGAGAAGGCACTAGCAGAATCTGATAAAATAGAAGCTGAAAGCAAGGATGCTGATGCAGAAGATAACAAGGCAAGGAACTCTTTTGTAATATCAAAATTTTCTCATTATGTGTTCTCTAATCTGTACTGTTGCCATTGAAATACTGACCTTTGTTTTACTCTGTGTCTGAGAATGTGCCCCCAACAGCCCAACTGCGCTAGGCTGTAGCTAATAGCAAACGCTCGTTGCTTGGTTTGACTGTGCATACCTGTGTTCCTGGTCATAGGAATTTTGGTGTCTTTGCAACCCATATTTCATTTACTATTCCTTGTCATAAGTTTTCTCATTACATTTTGCTACAGAAAAGAAACGCAGAAGGTGGAAAGCAAGGTGCTTCTCTTAAGAAGGCCAAAAAGGACAAGCTTGTAGGTGCGACTGGAAAAAATGTCAGAACTGAAACAAGCATGGTTTCTGTGGCACCTCGAGTGAAACCGGAGCTAACTCTCCCAGCAACGTATGTTTGTAATTCCTTTGTGGTTATCTATGGTAAATTGTCCTTCCAATTTTTCATGTGTTGTCTGTTAGTGTGCCTAATCTTTTCAAAGTGCCAAATAATACCATACTTTAGGCTTCCTTCAGGAATGTCATTTTTGTCACTGAAAGGTACCCCCAGGTTCCACATGTGAATTTCATCTACTTGCTAGAAATTTTGATTTTGTGATCAGGAAGCTTATTTTGTAATAGAACTGAAAGTGAAGCTCGTTTTATAGGACAACATAAAAAATTAAGGCCCTGAATAATTCACGACAGACCAAATGATGCCTTTTGCTTTGTTTGTTAACCCTTTTTGTGCTCAATGCTTTGGGGCTCACATACTTAAGCCTTTTCCCCATTTATGGTGATAGCCACAATACATTATAATATGCAGTTTGAACTCATACGGCAAATAGTTCTGTCTATAACGTTTAATTGTTTAGTTCTGAGGTTTGTGTTGGTTTTATTGTTTCACACTTTTTTCTGTCAAATTAATTAACCTTGAGATGTACGAGTATGAAAAGTCTTTATGTTTCAGGCCTGTTGAAGTTGAACAATCGATTCTTGAGGACCTGCGAAACCGTGCACAACTGAGTAGCGTGGCATTGCCATCTGTCAGCTTCTACACATTTGTTAATACACATAATGGGTAAATATAACTGTTATTAAATACTTATGACCTCATTGTTAATACTGTGGTTTGAGTATCATCATGTGGAACACAGATTAAACTGCTCGTCAATATCACACGACGGATCGCTGGTTGTTGGTGGGTTTTCTGATTCATCAGTGAAGGTCAGTCCATTCAGGTCAAATGCCGTATCTTCTTTTTCATGCTATTTGTATTTTTAGTTGGTAAAATGTCCTTGGTTTCCAACAGGTCTGGGATATGTCAAAGATTGGCCAACCAGCAAAAATGTGTAAGTTAGACACTTTCTTATTCCTTACCAATTCTCACTCTGTATCTTCATATTCTTAATGTTTGCTATGTTGAACTACATGCATAATTTTGCATCTAGTTTAGGCCAGGGTCATGTTTGACATAATGTTTTGAAAATTTAATCAGCTTATGTTAAAAACACAAAGTGCAATATATCATCTTAAAGTCAAAGTTGATTGTGTTTTTCAATTCTCGACTacaccctccgttccaaattatagttcactttagctttgtcctataagtcaaaCTCTTGCTAGctttgaccaagtttttagaaaaaaagatATCGACACAAGTTCAAATAAATGTACTATCAAGACATATTTCATGGAGAATTTGATAAAACTAATTTGATATCATAGATGTTGATACATTTTTctttaaacttggtcaaagttagggtagtttgacttaggacaaagctagagtgaactataatttggaacagagggagtagcttGCAATCGCATTATGTCTCTAAAGCCTGTTATGGACATGAGAATAATTCTAGCATTGAAATATTCTAGTTGAATACTGATGGCGTTTGCTAATTCAATAAACTTTGAATTTCAGCAAGTTCACAGAGTGAGAATGGGTCTTCCCAGGGTGAGCGCATATCGACATTAGATGAAGGGAAAAGAACCTATACACTATTTCAAGGCCATTCTGGACCAGTTTATTCTGCGGCCTTTAGCCCGTTTGGGGATTTCCTCTTATCATCATCTTCAGACTCGACAAGTAAGACATCTCACATCGTAGACAGTGTTTAAATTTTGTAGCAATCCTTTTCTTTTTAGCTGTCTTTTAAATTTATCACTGTTATCCTTATTTTATTTGTTACAGTaagactatggagcaccaagctGAATGCCAATCTTGTCTGTTACAAAGGACACAACTACCCGGTTTGGGATGTCCAagtatgtgaatttgtgaatagcCATTTATGATGTTGACCTTGTATTTGTAAAGATTTTAACACTCCTTATGCATTATACTATTTGTTGATACCTTCTTTGTTTATATTTTTATTACAGTTCAGCCCAGTTGGCCATTACTTTGCTAGTGCTTCACACGACAGGACTGCTAGAATTTGGTCAATGGATAAAATCCAGCCTTTGCGAATAATGGCTGGGCATCTTTCTGATGTTGATGTAAGTGAACTTGTTGGTTCAATACGTTAATATAATTTGAGAATAATGGTTTGATTAAATTGGATTATTGGTGTTTTTAATTCTTTTATGTTTGGATATCTATTTGTTTTTATCAATGCCATGTATTGATGCCAGCATGCCTTGGCTGATCTTTTTTTTTCCCTTCTGCCTGGAAATATTTTGCATAACAGTGTGTCCAGTGGCATGTAAACTGTAACTACATTGCCACCGGCTCGAGCGATAAAACTGTAAGACTCTGGGATGTTCAGACGGGTGAATGCATACGGATGTTTATTGGTCATAGGAGTATGGTTTTATCACTGGCAATGTCACCTGATGGACGATACATGGCCTCCGGAGATGAAGATGGAACAATCATGATATGGGATCTCTCGACTGGCCGTTGTGTTTCACCACTACTAGGACACAGCTCTTGTGTGTGGACACTTGCTTTCAGGTAATCATTATACGCTGTTGTAACTTTTTTAGTTCACGCCAAGTCTCTTTTTATCTGAATACCTCTTGCGTGAGCTTGCATAAAGAGCAAGTGCTCATTGTAGTTAAAAGGAAAACATGGCTTGATAAGCTGGCAAGTCCAGTAGCCACTCAACCAGTTTAATCAGCAGGACCATGTAATTTTACAATAGTGCTGTATCAAGGAATCAGTGCTAAACATTTCTTAATCCTTGTTGATAGTATTTAATTTGAAGATCATGTAATTTGATCTCATGAAATGATGTCTTGAAACTGGTGGTCTCACAGATTCTGATGTGTTTCAGAATACACGAGTCTATGGGCATCAGCTAAAAGGGCAAAGTTGCTCTGTTCCTGCTTGCTGTAGTTTTTTAGTTGATCAAAGTTGATACTTGTCCTATGAGCTCTTTAAACAGaacatttgaattttttttctcaCCCAGGTTTGCAATCTGATTCAAATATCTTTAGCCAAACTTAGCATCTAGGCTTCAAAGCATAGTACTATTTTGGGTTTAGCGCTCTCTGTTTTGTTATTCTCTCATTGCCTTTTGGATGTACACCGGAGGTCCTTAATCACTctcatgtactccctccattccaaattataagtcgttccagattttctagatacataacttttgttaTGTATGTAGACATGatctatatctaggtgcatagcaaaaacaatgtacctagaaaagccagaatGGTGGAGTGTTTGATAAGTTTTGTCATACAACTTCAATATACCATGGATCCCTATATTTTGAGCAGCAGTACAAAATTTCATCTTCTCCAACATACTGACACATGATATTACTGTTATACTAATAGGCAAGTCCTTAAAACACTAGCAGCAATGCACCTTCTTTTGGGGGAGAACCTTTGCAAATGGCAATGCACTCATTGGTTTACTGCAAGTTAGCAACCCATACCAGTGGGATATATAGCATGTAAAGATTAAACCCTGCTGTAGGTTGCCCCTTTTTCCTTTTGCACCGGTTTCCACTTTATTTAAGTTGCAGTGTAAGGCCTCAAATGTgttccctctgtcccaaaaagaatgcaattctagcttTGAATCTGTACAAACGCTTGTCCAGATTCAAAGCTAGAATCACACTCTTTTTGCGATGGAGGGGGTATATTATTTCTTCCTGTGACCGTTCATGATGTGTGCTGTCCTGTGACACAAGGTTGAACTGCATTTACTTGTAATTTGAGGGATTTGCTTAATTATATGATTTCTTGAAATATGCTCTTGGTTAATATATCCTGCTGTTGTTTTAGTTGTGAAGGAGCATTGCTTGCATCAGGATCGGCTGACTGTACTGTAAAGCTCTGGGATGTTGCTTCCAGCACAAAAACCCTGAAGACAGAGGACGTGTAAGTTTGACATGTTAAGATTCTCATCCATTCGAGCATACACTTAATTCTTTTGCTCTGACTGCAAAACACCCTTGTTTTTTTTTCACTTAATTCTTTTGCTCTGACTGCAAAACAcctttttttttctgaaacagCAAAGGCAGCTCAGCTAACCGACTGAGACTGCTTAAAGCTCTCCCTACAAAATCAACTCCTGTTTATAGCCTGCGGGTGAGAAATTTCTCCTTTATTCAGCATCATTGTTTTTATGGTGGTACTATGTGGTGAAAACTGAAGAATTTGCGTATTTCTGGCTATTGCAGTTTTCTCGGAGGAACCTTCTATTTGCCTCTGGTGCTCTCTCGCTAAGCTCGTCATAAGCTGTGTGTTTTGTAGAATACAACTAGAACTGTTCCGGTTTTGACATTGAGTAGTGAAGCTGGCATCTCGGAGACTCCGCTGTGGATCCTATTGTAGAGCCAATATTTTCATTAGCAAATCCCAGCGAACCTACCATGTACTGCCGATTTGTGACCCGCAGGCACCGCAGATCCTTTGCAGCGTGTTGTAATCTTGTAACATTATTATTAAGTAATTATGTCGTGTAAAATTATTGTTTAGGTTTTGACATTATGAATGCCACTGTAAATGTAAAAGCCTGATATCTTGAGTTCAATGGTCTGTCATGGGGTGTTCTTATCATTATTATAAGCTTATGTGCTTGTAATACGATGGCCGGATGGGTGTGGTGACAAACCAATGCATTTCACTTCTGAaaaaagaaagatatgatttagAAGATGGATCATCGTATACCTCCAACGAAGCACCCCCTGTAACCATGTGCTTGTAGCATCTTGCGTCCAAAATAGAGCCGTGGACCTGAAAGTGAATCTCAGATTAATAATGGACCCGTGGGTTTCGTGACGTTGCTTGATTACCGATAAAATTCAAACCCTGTttgtttatgctgaaatttggtttatgctTATGTTTATGTTGAAATGTTGTAAGAGGAAAACGTTGTTGTATAGCTGAAAAGTAGCTCTGAATAAGCGAACAGGGATTTTGTCCACTCGATTGGCTGCTCCTGGTGCCTGGTGGAGTGGTGGTGGCTGTCCTTTTTCCCTGCCCTAGTGCCCTGCGCCAGTGGTCCAGAATCAGACGCTCCTGGCTTGGCTTCTTGACTTCAGGCACGCTGTTCAGTTGGTGGGGCGTCGTCTTCATGTTTCCATCTGTTCCGGACACGCCTACCATTTTCTTAACTCTGTCTTACAAATGGAAACTCGAGCGTTGGCAAAAAGGAGTTGTCATCTTTTCCTACATCAGACCAGTACGGATGTCCAGCGTTAAGGCGAAGACATCGAAGATTCAACCAAAAAAACCCCACTGGAATAGAATACTCGATGCCATCTTCAAGTGCCGTCTTTCCAtgagcaagaaacatcaagtgccGTCAATACTCGATATAGGTGCTACATCGTCGTCGTCCTAACGTCGGAATGACGTGTGTTTGTTTTTCGGTCCATTTCAGGGCCACAGCTGTTGTATTCATATTTTATATATACGTTCTCTTCAGATTATGAAAACTATTTAGGACCACAACCTCCATACATATATTAGAGTATTGATGAAGGGAACTGGTGGTCCTAGACCACATGACGCCAGGAGAGGAGGGTGAATTGAGTCTCTAAAAACTTAAATCTAGGATTCCCGGAGGGTGAATTGAGTctcaaaaaatataataatataggACTCCCTTGTTGTACAGGAAATACATAAACTAACTATTATGACGTGCACCATATGTTTTCTAGTGTGCTCTACGTACTATACCTACCCAACCGACACAAACAGTTTTGCAGCCAAGAGTTAATTCTATGAGCAACGTATATACATAAGTTTTGTTGCCATGAAATCATTAGATTCATCTTACAGTTTTGTCGCCAATATTTAGAGTTATTTTAAGttaaactattttaaatttgacCGTATTTATAGAAAAAACACTAATATGTATGATATCAAAGAAGTACActatgaaaaatatatttcatggcgAATCTAATCTAATATATAAATTTTGTGTCGTAAACATTAGTGCTATTTTTAATAAATATGGTCAAATCTAAATTGTTTGATTTAGAATAGCTTTAGaagttaggctgtgtttagttggagggaaagttggaatttgggtactgtagcactttcgtttttatttggtaaatagtgttcaatcatggactaattaggctcaaaacattcgtctcgcgatttccaaccaaactgtgcaattagcttttttcgtctacatttaatgctccatgcacgtatcgcaagattcgatgtgacgggtactgtagcacttttttggaactCTTTTTGGAACTGAACACGGGCTTAATTTATTTTGATGGATGATGTAGTAAATATTGGCGACGGAGTTTGAGTGGCTGCAAGGATAAACTTGGCCACTGGGCTTTAATTTACTAGTACTAGTACTCTGTCTattttcaaattatatttttAGATACttatattttatttagatatataataaaatctATGTGTTTATTTAGAAAAAACGAAATAACCTGCAATTTAGAACCGGGTGAGCGTATGGTTACAAGAAACAGTCCGGCTATAAACAGTCCGGTACTTATTAATAACTGTTGAACACGTGTTCGAACTCAGCAGCTTTTTTTAAATGAattaagaaagaaaaacaaaagttcATCAAGGACTGTTGAACCGCAAATGGATAGATTATATTTTCCCTCCGACATCACCCGAAGAAGAGAGTTCATTAAACTCTGGGAGGCCGTTTTCGGTTGGTCGTTTTCGGCTCGCTGGCTCGTCTTTTTTTTTCTAGtcggagcagtgtttttctctcataaaattttagtATGAGCAGTAAAATCCAGCGTGAACAGTGCCCATTTCAGTCCAGCCGAACAAACTAAATGAGGCGGTAGAAGACGAGGTAAGGTGGAGATGGACAACAGATGGGGAATACTCCACAAAAAGCGCTTACCTCAATCAATTTGCCGGAAGATGTTCCAAAATCAAAATCACAGCCATTTGGAAGGCCAAAGCCGAAGCTAAGTATCGCTTTTTTGCGTGGACTCTCCTACATAAAAGGATTCTCACAGCAAACAATTTGCTCTATCGGGGATGGACAAATGAGACACTGCAAGCTATGTGGGAATGACACACCCGTGCATTTATGCAAAGATTGTCCATACACCAAGGAAGTGTGGGAGATCCTAAAACAGTGGTTGTAGTTAACAGCGATACGGTCGGTAAATTCCTCAGGTTCCTTATATAGCTTCTGGTGGAGATGCAGACACAAATTTGATAAGAATGAGAGTTATTTGAAAGGAGAGAAATAGTAGACATTTTCAGCAGAAGGCCCTCAACCCAATTCATGTGGACACACTATGCAAGGATGACAGTATAAGGTACAGGATCGCCATGGCACCAAGGGCAGTTGCAGATGATATTTAGGATCTTTAGAGTGCTTGCTTTCTTTCCCTGTTGTCCCTTTGGTGCCTTGGTTGTTTTTTTCGTTCTTGAGTAGTCTTTCTTTTGTCCCTCCTATTTTCAGTAGTCGCGCTCAGGGGTGGTAGCTCTATAATGGTTGGTTTAGTATTGTAAATACTTGTAAATCGTTTTTATTTCTTCTCTTTTCTATCGTCTAATAAAAATTATGACAAAGCATCTgccgtcctttctaaaaaaacaaaaagttTGCTAGCACACTACTCGCGCGATCGCACGGCTCCAGCTCATAGCAGCTATACGTTCCTCGTTCTGTGAACGTCGTCTTAGTAATGTGGATGTCCTTGATTCGAAAATATTTACGTTCACGTTATAAAATGACATCCTAAGTTCTTGTTCCCATACCACATTCCGTCTCTAGTTGGAACATGGCTGCTAAGCTCCCGCAGGCCAATGCCTCTAGCGTACGTTCTGGATGAAAACGTACGTGCCAGctatgagaggcgcagggccctCCGCGGCTATCTGCAAACATGCACGACAACCCGACCGTACCGAGCTAGTACGCGCTCCACTCCACCGGATCGCTGGCCGCTGGGGAGGAGGTGGTGGGTGGCACTGGCACGGCAGAGCTCGCACCGCGGCCGATGCCGCAAGGGCGCCCAGCGCCTAGCCGCCCAGGCCCAGCCAGCGCCCAGAGCCCCTCGTCCACGTGGCTCACCGTGGGCACGCCCGCTGCCACTGTAGCGATCCTGATCGACGGGCCACTGCCTGCCCGTCGTCTGCCCCCACAGGCCACAGCGTCCATCGCGCGACCGACCCATGGGATAACGTCGCGCGTACGTGGTACGTCGTCGTCCTCCGGTCCGGAGTCCGGCCGGCCTGGCGCACGCACCGGCGGTCAGGCCTGCGGTGGCGCACGGAACTCTGCGCAAGCCAGCTACAGCTACAGTACATCCGCGCTTTGCCTGGACTCGCTTTCACAGAAAAAACAATCTGGCAAAGGGCACGGACTCGctttcacagaaaaaaaaaacaggcgTGGGTCTTAGTGAATAGGTTGGACGAAACAAATAGCATGTTGGCTTGCTCGTATCTAGCTTATAAGTCATGTCTTATCAaccaacaaacagtatttttctctcacatcaaaccagcccaaacgaacatggcGAAAATAGTGCCacaaattttgcctctttagtatTTGGGAACAGAGGTACGATCTGGACATGGAAATCACAATCAGACAATCTAAGCGTGAATTTGGAGGAGATTAGGTGATGGACGAAAAAAAATTGTTTCAAAGAAATTTTGCATCTTTAGTATTAGGTATAGTAGATATAGATGGATATAGATTAACGTAAACTCGGTCTGTCATCTGATGTAAGTTTATAATAAAATTACCTGAATTTGTCTTTATAAGAATGAAACCAGATTTTACTATCCATATTTTTAAGCTACTTACCCTGCCACCCTTCCCAAAAACCATACACGCACAAGTACCACTTTTTTCCACGTGATAAATCATAGGTGATAAATCTTCTTTCTCCATTTGTCAACAATGGCATGCATCTATTCATTTATTGCACTTGTCCTATGTCCCTTAGGTGAAACCTTGTCCTTAGCGGCCTTCAAGTCAATATGACTATATTACTACCCGTTGTGCTAAGCCCCTCCCCACCCGCCCTTTCTATCTAGTTGTCTACTGCCGTCTGTGCACGCTGGCTTGCATCACCTCACGGTAATCCACCAGAGTCACTGGTGCTCCTTACCCAACAGCCTCCTCTAAGCCTGGAGACTCCAATTCTGCCTTGGTAATCCTAGAGCCTTAACCTCGAAACTCTAATCTCTTAGCATGTCTATTGGTGAcggtaacaccctaaatttgacgtagtttaaaaatcactaaaaaaattgaactttttaaaactttgcatAGGAACTAGAGTATATAACCAACATAGATAATATTTACTAAATAAATTAACATAGGAAACAAAACTTGATGTGTAAAACTTGGTGTGTGAATGTTTGCTTGACTTGTTGAACTTATGGTTGTACACTTTTGCATACccatgcattcaaatttgaattcaaaatcatttaaacatatgcatatatgatctgggaaatagaaaagagaaaggaaaataaGAAAAGTCACTTGGGTTCAATCTCTCCCCTCTCTCCCTTTTTGGCCCGCAGCAGCAGCCCATTCCCTCCcctctccccttcccttctcccGAGTGAGCCGGCCGCAGCAGCCGCGGCCCAACGCGCGCCCGCGCCCctcccttcctcctctccttctcaCTGACG includes these proteins:
- the LOC136527562 gene encoding transcription initiation factor TFIID subunit 5-like; the protein is MEDEEMEKKVQQYLQRKGFRLTELALQEERNRLSTSANSDVALARSDNDPARYHDGYSRLRTWAYSSLDQYKHELLRVLYPVFIHIFMDLVAEGHMQEARSFFHTFREDHEVMHSRDLQKLEGVLSPSHLEEMELARSFRKNKFKIKLCEYSYELLLQYLQKTQALVVLGVINEHITFEVSAGQPSLISDDADVVALIGTSKDLAKQINQKEVHWGLLEDSVEERMEKALAESDKIEAESKDADAEDNKKRNAEGGKQGASLKKAKKDKLVGATGKNVRTETSMVSVAPRVKPELTLPATPVEVEQSILEDLRNRAQLSSVALPSVSFYTFVNTHNGLNCSSISHDGSLVVGGFSDSSVKVWDMSKIGQPAKMSSSQSENGSSQGERISTLDEGKRTYTLFQGHSGPVYSAAFSPFGDFLLSSSSDSTIRLWSTKLNANLVCYKGHNYPVWDVQFSPVGHYFASASHDRTARIWSMDKIQPLRIMAGHLSDVDCVQWHVNCNYIATGSSDKTVRLWDVQTGECIRMFIGHRSMVLSLAMSPDGRYMASGDEDGTIMIWDLSTGRCVSPLLGHSSCVWTLAFSCEGALLASGSADCTVKLWDVASSTKTLKTEDVKGSSANRLRLLKALPTKSTPVYSLRFSRRNLLFASGALSLSSS